The region CCGGCGGCCTGGAGGAGGCCGTTACGGACTGAGAATCCCTTGCCGCGGTTTCCGGGGTTGCGGATGAGATGAAGGCGGGGGAATGATTCCATCCAATGCTGGACGATCTCGCCCGTATCGTCTTTAGAACCATCGTCGACGACGAGGACCTCTGCATCCCAGCCCTGCTCATCGATGCAGGTCATAACCCGCTCCAGCGCGGCTTCAATGCGGGCGCTCTCGTTATAAGCCGGGATGACGATACTCAACATGGGATGAGACATTGTGAAACCTTTCTCAACGATTCCGCTACGAAAAAACTTCTCAGTGGCCCGCCGCCGCGCTTCATCATACTTGAATCTTTAGACGTATGAACATACCCCGAAGGCCCAAATATCCTTCTGCCGTTCCGCGCTGCTACACTCGCACCATGCCGGACGACCTGAATCAAGCGCCCCCACCGCCGCAACCTCCTTACGTTCCTCAGAACCAGGCCTCGGCGTTTCCGCCGCAGCAGCCTGCCTTCGGCTCTCCGTATGGGAATGCCGGGGGTTATGCGAATCCTTATGGATATCCGGCGCGGCCGCCGCGTTCGGCTTGGTTCTGGCCTTCGATCATTCTGGGCTCCATTGTGGTGGTGGTTGGGCTGTTTGGGGCGATCGTATGGTCTGCGGCGAAGTCGCTGGGGGGAGATACGACCGCTACGACCACGTTTGCCACCAGCGAGATTGCCGTCATTGATATAGATGGGGTGATTCTGGATGCGGATAAGGTGGATTCGCAGCTTCGCAAGTTTGGCGACGACTCGTCCGTGAAGGCGATTATTTTGCACATCAACTCGCCCGGCGGCGGCGCGGCGGCGTCCCAGGAGATCTATCACGAGGTTCTGCGGGTGCGGCAGGAGAAGCATAAGAAGATTGTGGCTTCGGTGGAGTCGGTTGGAGCGTCCGGGGCTTATTACATCGCCAGCGCTTGCGACAAGATCTACGCGAACCAGGCTTCGGTGGTTGGGTCCATCGGCGTGATCATGGAGTGGACCAACTACGGTGACCTGATGAAGTGGGCGAAGTTGAAGCCGGTGGTGATCCACGCGGGCGAGTTGAAGGATGCTGGCGATCCTTCTCGCGATATGACGCCGAAGGAAGCGGCCTACTTCCAGGCGCTAACCGACAATATGTACGGGCAGTTTGTGCGGGATGTGGCGGCGGGCCGGCATACCTCGACTGAGAAGATCCAGCCGCTGGCTACGGGGCAGGTATGGACGGGCGAGCAGAGTCTGCCGCTGGGGCTGATCGACAAGATTGGCGGGTTCCGGGTGGCGCTGATGGATACAGCGCATGACGTCGGCATCAGTGGCGAGCCGGCGATCGTGAAGCCGAACAGTGCGAAGAAGGGTTTGGCAGGGTTGCTGTCCGGGGAAGGCGACGACCTGTTCCCGAATCCGACGAAGCTGCTGGACCACGCACCGGGTTTTTACTTTATGTGGAAGTAAACAAACAGTAAACTTCTCATTTTTCCACCGGGGCCGGAGACAATTCCGGCCCTTCGTGCGTATCTCATTTCATACAGCTTAGAGAAAACAAAGCTCTAGCCGGAATGAGGAGATTCCCCTTGACCAAAGCAGACCTTGTCGACAAAGTAACTTCCCTGGGCGATCTGACACGACGCGACGGCGAAGTGATCGTCGATCTGCTCTTCGACTCCGTGATCGGTGCGCTAAAGTCTGGCGACAAGATTGAGATTCGCGGCTTCGGCAGCTTCCGCACGCGTCAGCGCAACTCACGCATCGGGCGCAACCCAAAGACGGGTGCGAAGGTGGATGTTCCGGCGAAGAAGGTTCCTTTCTTCAAGCCGTCCAAAGAGCTTCGCGACCTGGTCAACCCCAAGGGCTTGCTGAATGGCGCGGCGGTAAACGCGCATCATCCGCCACCAATGTGAACGGTGTGATGGGCTGTTGCTGGGTTCGTTGTTTTTTGGTGCGCGGGGGCAAATCTCTCGTATGCTGATACCCACATGATCCCTGCTGTTCAGACCACTGCCCTTACCCGGAGCTTCGGCGAGTTTACCGCCGTACGGGATGTCAATCTCAGCGTCGCCCCGGGTCAGTTTTTTGGATTCCTGGGGCCTAACGGCGCGGGTAAATCCACCACGATCAAGATGCTGACCGGCCTTCTGGCTCCGAGCTCCGGGTCGATCCAGATCCTGGGCGAGTCATTGACCGCTGAGACGGTGGAGCTGAAGCGCCATATCGGCGTGGTGCCGGAGGGGCTGGCGCTGTTTGGGCGGCTGACCGCTCCTGAATACCTCCGCTTTGTAGGGCAGATGTATGGGCTGGACGCCGGGGTGACGGCGCAGCGCTCGGCTGAACTGCTGGATTTTATGAGCCTCACGGGCGACAGCAAGAAGCTGATTACGGACTTTTCCCACGGAATGCAGAAGAAGCTGGCGCTCTCCGCAGCGGTGATTCATGGGCCCAAGGTTCTGTTTCTGGATGAGCCGTTTGAGGGTGTGGATGCGATTGCGGCGGGTACGCTGAAGTCGATGCTGCAGGGCATGATTGCGCGTGGGGCGACGATCTTTCTTACCTCGCATGTGCTGGAGATTGTGGAGCGGCTTTGCACGCATGTGGCGATCATCCAGAAGGGATCGCTGGTGGCGCAGGGGTCGCTGGAGGAGCTGCGGGCGGGTGTGCAGGCGCAGCATCCTGAGTCCGGACGGACGGAGAAGGCGACGCTCGAGGAGATCTTCCTGAATGTGCTGGGGACGACCGGCGTTGCGCCGCCGGAGCAGGAGCTTTCATGGCTGGGCTAACCGAGCGCCTGCCGCCGGTTCCGGCTTCCGCGCAGTTCAAGGCTGTGGCGTATCTGCGTTGGCGGCTGTTCGCCAATACCTTCCGGCGTAAGGAAGGGATCGGGGAGCTGGCGGCGAAGATCATTATTTATCCGATCTCGCTGCTGTTTCTGGCGGGGCCGGTGGCGGGGGCTACGTTCGGGTCTTATTACGCGATCTCGGAGAGCCACGTCGAGCTGATGGCGGTGGTCTTCTGGGTGATCTTTCTACTGCAGGTGGTGGTGAGCATCAACATTGCGCCGCCGGGGCTGAGCTTCGACCCCGAATCGCTGATCCGCTTCCCTCTCAGCTTTCCGCGATACCTGGTGATCCGGCTGTTTCTGGGGCTGCTGAGCGCTTCCACGATTGCGGGGACGTGTGCGCTGCTGGGTGCGGCTGTGGGTGTTTCGGTGGCGCGGCCGGAGCTGGGGGTGATTGCGTTTGCGGCGGCGATTGCGCTGGCCGTGACGAATATGTTCTTCGTGCGGATGGTGTTTGCGTGGGTGGATCGGTGGCTCTCCACGCGACGTGCGCGGGAGGCGATGACGGGGCTGATCCTGCTGGGAACGGTGGTGTTCCAGTACATCAATGTGACCTTCAACGGAATTGGCGGGCACACATCTCGCGCGGGGCAGGCGGCGGCGCAGGCGGCGAAGCTTGCGCGGGTGGAGCATCTTTACCAGGCGGCATCACCGTTGCTGATGCATCTGCCGCCGGGCCTGGCTGCCGCGGCGATCCTGGATCAGACGCTGCACAGCCCATCGCTGGCGGTGATTCAGATTCTGGGGATTGGGTTGTTTGGGGCGTTCTTCCTGGCGGTGTTTGCCTGGCGGATGCAGTTCGAGTTTGGAGGCGAGAATCTTTCCGAAGCGAACGTGAGCCCGGAAGCCGCGCCGAGAGGCTCCCATATAGTGGTTGAGACGCCTGCTCCGGTTCGGACTTATGGCTTGTCGCCGATCGTGGCGGCGTGCCTCCA is a window of Granulicella tundricola MP5ACTX9 DNA encoding:
- the sppA gene encoding signal peptide peptidase SppA: MPDDLNQAPPPPQPPYVPQNQASAFPPQQPAFGSPYGNAGGYANPYGYPARPPRSAWFWPSIILGSIVVVVGLFGAIVWSAAKSLGGDTTATTTFATSEIAVIDIDGVILDADKVDSQLRKFGDDSSVKAIILHINSPGGGAAASQEIYHEVLRVRQEKHKKIVASVESVGASGAYYIASACDKIYANQASVVGSIGVIMEWTNYGDLMKWAKLKPVVIHAGELKDAGDPSRDMTPKEAAYFQALTDNMYGQFVRDVAAGRHTSTEKIQPLATGQVWTGEQSLPLGLIDKIGGFRVALMDTAHDVGISGEPAIVKPNSAKKGLAGLLSGEGDDLFPNPTKLLDHAPGFYFMWK
- a CDS encoding ABC transporter ATP-binding protein, producing MIPAVQTTALTRSFGEFTAVRDVNLSVAPGQFFGFLGPNGAGKSTTIKMLTGLLAPSSGSIQILGESLTAETVELKRHIGVVPEGLALFGRLTAPEYLRFVGQMYGLDAGVTAQRSAELLDFMSLTGDSKKLITDFSHGMQKKLALSAAVIHGPKVLFLDEPFEGVDAIAAGTLKSMLQGMIARGATIFLTSHVLEIVERLCTHVAIIQKGSLVAQGSLEELRAGVQAQHPESGRTEKATLEEIFLNVLGTTGVAPPEQELSWLG
- a CDS encoding HU family DNA-binding protein, whose protein sequence is MTKADLVDKVTSLGDLTRRDGEVIVDLLFDSVIGALKSGDKIEIRGFGSFRTRQRNSRIGRNPKTGAKVDVPAKKVPFFKPSKELRDLVNPKGLLNGAAVNAHHPPPM